TGCGCGCGGGCGTCGCGGGAACCGCGGCGGACGTGCCTGCGCACGCTCCCGAGCAGACCCGCGACGACGGGCAGCGCCTGCAGCTGTTCGCCTACCTGCAGGCCCCCGAGCACCGCACCTACCTGGCGATCATGCGGCTGTTCACCTCGACGCTGCTGGCGGACCTGTCGGCGGGCGAGGTGGGCGCGGCGCTGGCGGCCGCCGAGCGGGAGGGCCGGGTGGCACCCGGCGAGTCCGATGTGGACACCGTCATCGACCGGCTCAAGCGGCTGGTGAAGTGGGGCAACTTGGTGGTGGGCCGCCGCGAGACGATCGCGTCGAGCATCGCCGAGTTCCAGCACGGCAGCGTGCGCTACCAGGTCAGCAAGCTCGCGGTCCGCGTGCAGCGGGACGTCGACGCGCTGCTGCGGGTGCCCGAGGGCGCGCGCGAGGTGTCCCGCGAGCTGCTGCCAGCTATCGACCGCGGGCTGGCCGGGATCGGCAGCGCGCTGTCCGAGGCGCTGGCCGCCGAGGTCCGCGATCCGCGGGCGAAGGCCGCGCGGCAGGCCAGGGAACGGCTCGCCGAGCAGGTCACCACGGTGTTCCTGCAGCACGCGGAGCTGGCCGCCACGGTCCGCGACTTCTACGCCTACCTGGGCCAGGTGGTGACCCGCCACCAGCTGGCGCCGGAGGAGATCTCCGGGTTCCGCAACCTGCTGGTCGAGTACATCCAGATGGTGGTGGAGGACGTGCTGCGGCACACCGAGACCATCGCCGGTTCGCTGGCGGGCCTGGCCGGGGTGCGCGGCGAGCTGCTGCGCCTGCTCGGCCCGGCCGACCAGCTGGGCACCGACGTCGAGCGGGCGCGCGGCCGGACCGCGGCGGACTGGCAGGAGCTCACCGACTGGTTCGTGGACTCGCCGGGCCGCCCCAGCCAGGTCGCCGCGCTGCGGGAGGCCACCGCGCGGGCGATCGGCTCGCTGCTGGCCAGCGTGAAGCGGGCCACCTCCGGCGGCGGGCTGGTGCCCGGTCGCCGCGGTGAGCTGCTGAAGCTGGCGAAGTGGTTCGACGGCGCCGACGAGGCCACCGCGCACCAGCTGCACTCGGCCGCGTTCGGCCTGCACTCGGCCCGCCACCTGCAGCCCGCACCGGACTACGACACCGACAACGACAAGGTGTCCTGGCGCGACGGCCCGGTGCTCGACGTCACGGTCAGCGTGCGCAGCCGCGGCGATCGCGGCGCGCGCGGCCGGACTTCGCGGGTGCTCGACGACCCGATGACCGAGGAAACCCTGCTGGCGCAGGCCCGCGAGGCCGACCAGAAGCGCAGCGCGGCCGTCGCCGAACTCGCCGCGGCCGGGCCGCGGCTGGCCGAGCAGGAGCTGTCCCCCGACGCGCTCGGTGTGCTGTGCGAGCTGCTGACCTTGGCGATGGCCCAGCGCGAGGGCTCCGACGAGCCGGGCACCGCGCTCGACCCGGTGCACCGCCTGCGCGTCACCGTGCGGCCCGTGGCCGGTCAGGACACCGAGATCGCCAGCGCCGCGGGACGCCTGACGCTGCGCGACACGGTGCTGGAACTCAGCGGGGACGGCGCGATCCCGCAGGAGCAGGGGGCCGCCCGATGACCACGACCTTCGACGAGCTGCCCGACATCGACGCGAATAACGTCGTCCGCTGCGCCCGGGTGCTGCTGCGCCGACCGCTGCTGCGCGCCGGCGGCCCGGACGGCGACCTGCTGCCGATGATCTACCGGCAGCGCGTGGTGCTCCAAGAGGTGTTCTCCTCGCTGCTGGGCTACCGGCTGGTGGTGGAGCGCCGCTTCGCCCGGCTGTACAAGTCGGGTGCGGGAAAGGACACCACCCGCGGCGAGGCGGCGCTGAGCCCGCGCGGCTACGCCTACCTGGCGCTGACGCTGGCCGCATTGACCGGCATCGGCCGCCAGGTGCTGCTCTCCCGGCTGGTCAGCGATGTCCGCGCCGCCGCGGCCGAGGCCGAGATCGCGGTGGTCGACGACCCGGCGGACCGGCGCGCGCTGACCGCCGCGCTGCGGCAGCTGGTGGCGCTGGGCGTGATCACCGAGACCGAGGGGTCGGTGACCGCCGAGGCGTCCGCCGAGGCGTTGATCACCATCGACACCGACCTGCTCGGACAGCTCGTCGCCGGGCCGCTGGCCGAGGCCGAGAGCCCCGAGCAGCTGATCGAGCTGGCGAGCGCGGCCGGGCCGCGCAACCTGGAGCACGCGGTGCGGCGCCGGCTGGTCGAGGACCCGGTGGTGCTCTACGGCGACCTCCCGGCCGAGCAGGCAGGCTGGCTGCGCGAGCACGTGACCGCCGAATCCCGCCGGCTGGAGCGGTTCTTCGGGCTGGTCAGCGAGTGCCGCGCGGAGGGCGTGGTGGTCTGCGACCCGGAGGACTACCTCAGCGACGTCGCCTTCCCCGGGCCCGGCACGGTGGCCCGCGTCGCGCTGCTGGCGCTGCCCGAGCTGCTC
This portion of the Saccharopolyspora antimicrobica genome encodes:
- a CDS encoding TIGR02677 family protein, which translates into the protein MTAPDHEADVLRAGVAGTAADVPAHAPEQTRDDGQRLQLFAYLQAPEHRTYLAIMRLFTSTLLADLSAGEVGAALAAAEREGRVAPGESDVDTVIDRLKRLVKWGNLVVGRRETIASSIAEFQHGSVRYQVSKLAVRVQRDVDALLRVPEGAREVSRELLPAIDRGLAGIGSALSEALAAEVRDPRAKAARQARERLAEQVTTVFLQHAELAATVRDFYAYLGQVVTRHQLAPEEISGFRNLLVEYIQMVVEDVLRHTETIAGSLAGLAGVRGELLRLLGPADQLGTDVERARGRTAADWQELTDWFVDSPGRPSQVAALREATARAIGSLLASVKRATSGGGLVPGRRGELLKLAKWFDGADEATAHQLHSAAFGLHSARHLQPAPDYDTDNDKVSWRDGPVLDVTVSVRSRGDRGARGRTSRVLDDPMTEETLLAQAREADQKRSAAVAELAAAGPRLAEQELSPDALGVLCELLTLAMAQREGSDEPGTALDPVHRLRVTVRPVAGQDTEIASAAGRLTLRDTVLELSGDGAIPQEQGAAR
- a CDS encoding TIGR02678 family protein, producing the protein MTTTFDELPDIDANNVVRCARVLLRRPLLRAGGPDGDLLPMIYRQRVVLQEVFSSLLGYRLVVERRFARLYKSGAGKDTTRGEAALSPRGYAYLALTLAALTGIGRQVLLSRLVSDVRAAAAEAEIAVVDDPADRRALTAALRQLVALGVITETEGSVTAEASAEALITIDTDLLGQLVAGPLAEAESPEQLIELASAAGPRNLEHAVRRRLVEDPVVLYGDLPAEQAGWLREHVTAESRRLERFFGLVSECRAEGVVVCDPEDYLSDVAFPGPGTVARVALLALPELLDRAAADAAGKHPVTWQDLTDVCQELVEAYPAAWSRQATEDHQELVHSVVALLRRLGLLQDAGGSWLLSPAAHRWLPQPDATPAPGREPEPPAPEPVGWSLFDEIDEMRGEQR